Proteins from a genomic interval of Pseudodesulfovibrio nedwellii:
- a CDS encoding FAD-binding and (Fe-S)-binding domain-containing protein: MCPIDVFIADVKNTFPEERVHTEELLVKAYSVDGSPFEPIAKAVVDVTTPQELEALLRYSHAHKVSLTFRGAGTGVSGQTIAEEVTVRLVGPHWKRLEILDDGERVRAGCCVVGGDINAALVPYKRLMTSDPSSVNSAFIGGMAATNAAGLSCTIDKNLYHMMTGLHFTLVDGTTVNTEDEASVAAFRKSHAKMLQDLLDIRERILNDEVMDEKVRRKFSIRNTAGYSLNAFTDYEDPVELLQHLIIGSEGTLAFIHSITIRTGVLKPLRATALVGFTSLDEAIQGVLRLEKTCDMYAVEFLNCVSLSALMQLPEFPNSLQGLGDDGCALLLETRGEDAATLNTNVGLVLEALSGVDVAVQPEFVMDHEVCESLWNIRRALFPILAGTRAPDEYAYSEDYCVPIENLPQACSSFVEILAKHGFTESGVHGHALHGNIHFSIPLRLNVEEDLARMGELIAEVGDVVLSLGGALKAEHGTGRAVAPFVRLEWGDDLYKVMQDLKHVIDPENLLNPKVILNDDPRCHLTNLKYAGPVDKIVDTCVDCGFCEYVCPSKEVGLSSRQRIYILRAIACLRASGDLTKAEAWQKLFDKKGRDLCATDGLCSMRCPLGLDIAGYMKKLRNEALTETEISRADKVAKHFKLVESTASSMLHVASAAHKLMGHTLATKTAPLIKGITGMTVPDLREIKLTGGSTMPTSRKTNGENRVVYFPSCAVRTMGYADDGVHKNEPLIDVTLRLLERAGFTVIIPDKTKGLCCGKAFETKGMFEQADYKSDELGRVLLRETGNGSIPVLCDTSPCLARMRKTLDERLDLYEPAEFVLNFLADKLCFTKKTRSVALHPTCSTREMGLVETLRQVAEKCVTEVVIPEEIHCCGFSGDKGFTHPELNASALRTLEESTRGCSEGYSTSRTCEIGLTLHGGKTYRNILYLIDECTTNK, from the coding sequence ATGTGTCCTATTGATGTATTTATTGCTGATGTCAAGAATACGTTCCCGGAAGAAAGAGTCCATACGGAAGAGTTGTTGGTAAAGGCTTATTCCGTTGATGGTAGCCCTTTTGAGCCCATTGCCAAAGCGGTTGTTGATGTCACGACCCCGCAAGAACTGGAAGCGTTACTTCGTTATTCCCATGCCCACAAGGTCAGTTTGACTTTTCGTGGAGCAGGCACTGGTGTGAGCGGGCAGACTATTGCCGAAGAAGTCACTGTGCGACTTGTCGGTCCGCACTGGAAGCGTTTGGAAATTCTTGATGACGGAGAGCGGGTGCGCGCAGGATGTTGCGTTGTTGGTGGTGATATCAATGCGGCCCTTGTTCCGTACAAACGCCTCATGACGTCTGACCCTTCCTCGGTCAACAGTGCATTCATCGGTGGCATGGCTGCCACCAATGCGGCTGGTTTGAGCTGTACCATCGACAAGAATTTGTATCATATGATGACAGGTCTACACTTTACTTTGGTGGATGGAACCACTGTGAACACGGAAGACGAAGCTAGTGTGGCCGCTTTCAGGAAGAGTCACGCTAAAATGCTTCAGGACCTTCTCGATATTCGTGAACGGATTCTCAATGACGAAGTCATGGATGAAAAAGTCAGACGCAAATTTTCTATCAGGAACACGGCAGGTTACAGCCTGAATGCGTTTACTGATTACGAGGACCCTGTCGAGTTGCTTCAGCATCTTATCATTGGTTCCGAGGGTACCCTTGCCTTTATTCATTCCATCACGATCCGTACTGGTGTGCTCAAGCCCTTGCGTGCGACTGCTCTGGTCGGTTTCACGTCTCTTGACGAAGCTATTCAAGGCGTCCTGCGTCTTGAAAAGACGTGTGATATGTATGCCGTTGAATTTCTCAACTGTGTTTCGTTGAGCGCATTGATGCAGTTGCCGGAATTCCCGAATTCCCTTCAGGGGTTGGGTGATGACGGGTGCGCATTGCTTCTGGAAACACGCGGTGAGGATGCTGCAACGCTGAATACTAACGTCGGTCTTGTACTTGAAGCGCTGAGTGGAGTGGACGTTGCCGTCCAGCCCGAGTTCGTGATGGATCACGAAGTCTGCGAATCTTTGTGGAATATTCGTCGTGCCTTGTTCCCGATTCTTGCTGGTACCCGTGCTCCTGATGAATATGCATATTCCGAGGACTACTGCGTCCCCATTGAGAATCTGCCCCAGGCCTGTAGTTCTTTCGTGGAAATCCTTGCCAAGCATGGGTTCACCGAATCCGGTGTGCATGGTCATGCTTTACACGGCAACATTCACTTTTCGATTCCGCTCAGACTCAACGTGGAAGAAGATTTGGCCAGAATGGGTGAACTCATCGCCGAGGTTGGAGATGTTGTTCTGTCATTGGGTGGCGCCCTCAAGGCTGAGCACGGTACCGGTCGAGCCGTAGCACCGTTCGTTCGTCTGGAGTGGGGTGATGATTTGTATAAAGTAATGCAAGACCTCAAGCACGTCATTGATCCAGAGAACCTGCTCAACCCCAAGGTTATTCTCAATGATGATCCGCGCTGCCATCTGACCAATTTGAAATACGCCGGGCCGGTGGATAAGATTGTTGACACCTGTGTGGACTGTGGCTTTTGTGAATACGTTTGTCCTTCCAAGGAAGTTGGCCTCTCTTCCCGTCAGCGTATTTATATCCTGCGCGCCATCGCATGTCTGCGGGCTTCAGGCGATCTGACCAAGGCCGAAGCATGGCAAAAACTGTTTGACAAGAAGGGCCGCGACCTGTGTGCCACTGACGGACTGTGTTCCATGCGTTGCCCTCTTGGCCTCGACATCGCCGGATACATGAAAAAATTGCGTAACGAAGCACTGACGGAAACCGAGATTTCCCGTGCCGACAAGGTTGCGAAGCATTTCAAGCTTGTCGAAAGCACTGCTTCTTCCATGCTGCATGTGGCATCCGCTGCACATAAGCTCATGGGGCATACTTTGGCGACCAAGACGGCTCCCCTTATCAAGGGTATCACGGGCATGACTGTCCCTGATCTGCGTGAGATCAAATTAACCGGCGGTTCCACAATGCCGACTTCCAGGAAAACAAACGGTGAAAACAGGGTTGTTTACTTCCCATCCTGCGCGGTTCGGACAATGGGCTATGCCGACGATGGTGTTCACAAGAATGAGCCGCTTATCGATGTGACATTGCGTTTGCTGGAAAGAGCAGGATTCACGGTAATCATCCCGGACAAGACCAAGGGACTGTGCTGTGGTAAGGCTTTTGAGACCAAAGGCATGTTTGAGCAGGCTGATTATAAATCCGATGAGCTTGGAAGAGTTCTGCTTCGTGAAACCGGCAATGGAAGTATTCCGGTTCTGTGTGACACAAGCCCTTGCCTTGCGCGTATGAGGAAAACACTCGACGAGAGGCTTGATTTGTATGAACCGGCCGAATTCGTCTTGAACTTCCTTGCTGACAAGCTTTGCTTTACCAAGAAGACTCGGAGTGTTGCATTGCACCCGACATGTTCCACACGTGAAATGGGATTGGTTGAAACCCTTCGTCAGGTTGCAGAGAAATGTGTGACCGAAGTCGTCATTCCCGAAGAGATTCACTGCTGTGGATTCTCCGGTGACAAGGGCTTTACCCATCCTGAACTCAACGCCTCTGCATTACGCACTCTCGAAGAGAGCACCCGTGGGTGTTCCGAAGGGTACAGTACCTCCCGTACATGTGAGATCGGCCTGACACTCCACGGCGGCAAGACATACCGAAACATACTCTATCTTATCGATGAGTGTACAACCAACAAATAG
- a CDS encoding type II toxin-antitoxin system RelE/ParE family toxin: protein MLIKWADSAHRDIATILRYFIEKQEKDVGQNLVNRLFTSVELLAQFPNSGRPGQLEGTRELVIPDQSYVLVYKVTEHVEIARVLHTRQKWP from the coding sequence ATGTTGATTAAATGGGCAGATAGCGCCCATCGAGATATTGCAACCATTCTCCGATACTTCATTGAAAAGCAGGAAAAGGACGTAGGCCAGAACCTCGTCAACAGGCTCTTTACGTCAGTCGAACTGCTTGCCCAATTCCCCAACTCAGGGCGCCCCGGTCAACTGGAAGGAACACGAGAGCTTGTGATCCCTGATCAGTCGTATGTTTTGGTCTACAAGGTAACTGAGCATGTGGAAATCGCCAGAGTGCTCCATACACGCCAGAAGTGGCCGTAA
- a CDS encoding CopG family ribbon-helix-helix protein, translating into MQTTSISARFDAETLARLDEIAKGLGKSRTSIIKEAVDNFLDYDFWFREQVTKGLDDLETGKTVTHDQVKSTIREMGYDVD; encoded by the coding sequence ATGCAAACAACATCAATCAGCGCACGTTTCGATGCCGAAACCTTGGCTCGCTTGGATGAAATAGCAAAAGGGCTCGGCAAGTCCCGCACTTCCATCATCAAGGAAGCCGTTGACAACTTCTTGGACTATGATTTCTGGTTCAGGGAGCAGGTAACCAAGGGATTGGATGATCTGGAAACCGGAAAGACTGTTACCCATGATCAGGTGAAAAGCACCATCAGGGAGATGGGCTACGATGTTGATTAA
- a CDS encoding helix-turn-helix transcriptional regulator translates to MPAKKDPYASPAEKVMGLLGLLLFTDRKYSLKQLATKFRCSKQNILRYAEQIERSHVVSLKTEMVEGERYYWSEKKPQLKSLHFTPEELQHLALCRDLVAHLMPVSIQNEIEATLLKATAFAETAILPDFGSFCGVQFKGRIDYSPFHQVIKDIVAASAAKQLCSVQYVTTRSPKAKEYLFAPVKLLAFRESLYTHGWLLREIGDLEPAHEITFAIQRIENLDVLNDAHGFTDEPPEPKGFGVIDHEDFRVKVKFDNSVAGYVQERIWSDDQSIKQYKNGNIDLEFAANSWWEVKSWVLSFGGKAKVVFPKELRSEIKEAAEAILAANS, encoded by the coding sequence ATGCCAGCAAAGAAAGATCCGTATGCCTCGCCAGCAGAGAAGGTGATGGGCTTATTGGGACTGTTGCTTTTTACAGACAGGAAATATTCCCTGAAACAATTGGCAACTAAGTTCCGCTGCTCAAAGCAGAATATATTGCGGTATGCAGAGCAAATCGAACGGAGCCATGTCGTTAGCTTGAAAACAGAAATGGTTGAGGGTGAACGATATTATTGGTCAGAGAAGAAGCCGCAGTTGAAGAGTCTCCATTTCACCCCTGAAGAATTGCAACATTTGGCATTGTGTCGAGATTTGGTTGCTCACTTAATGCCTGTCTCTATACAAAATGAGATCGAAGCTACATTGCTGAAGGCTACAGCCTTTGCTGAGACGGCTATTCTCCCTGACTTTGGTTCATTCTGTGGGGTTCAATTCAAGGGCCGAATCGACTACTCGCCATTTCACCAGGTAATAAAAGACATTGTGGCTGCGAGTGCAGCAAAGCAGCTTTGCTCTGTGCAGTATGTGACCACCAGATCGCCAAAGGCTAAGGAATATCTCTTCGCGCCGGTGAAGCTGTTGGCATTCAGGGAGAGCCTCTATACTCACGGTTGGCTTTTGCGTGAAATAGGAGACCTTGAGCCCGCACATGAGATCACCTTTGCCATCCAGAGGATAGAGAATCTGGATGTGCTCAATGACGCCCATGGTTTCACCGATGAGCCTCCTGAGCCCAAAGGGTTTGGTGTGATTGACCATGAAGACTTCCGAGTCAAAGTGAAGTTTGACAACTCCGTCGCAGGTTACGTTCAGGAACGCATTTGGAGCGATGACCAGTCCATCAAGCAGTACAAGAACGGCAATATCGATCTTGAATTCGCTGCAAATAGCTGGTGGGAGGTCAAATCCTGGGTTTTGAGCTTCGGAGGCAAAGCAAAGGTCGTTTTCCCGAAAGAGCTTCGAAGTGAGATAAAAGAGGCTGCTGAAGCCATTCTAGCTGCTAATAGCTAG
- a CDS encoding DUF2958 domain-containing protein — protein sequence MWNEPSQERLDRMPRLYETEEISLENKEIHLHFFIGGCDWYIAEFDGEDTFFGYAILNQDYLNAEWGYVSFQELKDIKIAWVEVDCETEAAWTIKRASRIPEIRRR from the coding sequence ATGTGGAATGAACCATCCCAAGAAAGATTGGACCGAATGCCTAGGCTCTACGAAACCGAAGAAATCTCACTCGAAAACAAGGAAATACACCTCCACTTTTTCATCGGCGGGTGTGATTGGTACATTGCTGAATTCGACGGCGAGGACACCTTTTTCGGTTACGCAATCCTGAACCAGGACTACCTCAATGCAGAGTGGGGATACGTCTCCTTCCAGGAACTGAAGGATATCAAAATAGCTTGGGTTGAAGTGGACTGCGAGACAGAGGCCGCCTGGACAATCAAAAGAGCCAGCAGAATACCCGAAATACGGAGGCGATAG
- a CDS encoding tyrosine-type recombinase/integrase, with protein sequence MKNYRITRDMFFSESQAKRLPTICQRKARGQPDRTKRLWLIRHMVVLLALGSGLRVSELAALCIGDLFLVNAENYLIVQYGKGGKRRDVYLDKQLTSQLRQFIKRKEKWQEPTSLDAPLFSGRGGNHYTTTALNLSFKQALKAAKLPAHYSIHSCRHTYATMLLAKTNNLRFVQKQLGHASINMTAHYADVLPEMNQALANAILD encoded by the coding sequence ATGAAAAACTACCGCATCACTCGCGACATGTTTTTCTCTGAATCACAAGCCAAACGACTCCCAACTATCTGTCAACGTAAAGCACGAGGACAGCCCGATCGTACAAAGCGACTCTGGCTGATTCGGCATATGGTTGTGCTCCTCGCTTTGGGCAGCGGCTTACGAGTTAGCGAATTGGCTGCACTGTGCATCGGAGATCTATTTCTTGTTAACGCTGAAAACTACCTAATAGTCCAATATGGGAAAGGAGGGAAAAGACGAGATGTATACTTAGACAAGCAACTGACCAGCCAACTACGGCAATTCATCAAGCGCAAAGAGAAGTGGCAGGAACCAACCTCATTGGACGCACCTCTCTTCTCAGGCCGTGGCGGGAACCATTACACCACGACGGCTCTCAATTTAAGCTTTAAACAGGCACTCAAGGCTGCAAAACTACCCGCACACTATTCTATCCATAGCTGCCGCCACACCTATGCAACCATGCTCTTAGCCAAAACCAACAATCTCCGCTTCGTTCAGAAGCAGCTCGGCCATGCGAGCATTAATATGACAGCCCATTACGCGGACGTCCTGCCTGAAATGAATCAGGCTTTGGCTAACGCCATCCTCGACTAA
- a CDS encoding Fic family protein has protein sequence MPLKRIHQDETPTVVSRNEASEYIIGSQAKDLGFDNVTNVFNFKKDIGAPATEFEKRKYWTLPPTNQIKGTSKAKLPDTQNIKTISAKEAAEIYLEKLLSHQEIPDKVIIGQPAISDKRWLERYRSNIRAIFRKLGQKAPEFFYEPFAVFNAYKHSFRAQESFSIDEDILIIDIGGSTFNSCIIRSNKDGELDRTSAYSVPLGIESEFCGGMTVDESLIQFTIGRARQRGINWKNDPTKDLHTLDPRAKLMAERVKIKLCEQLGREAVMRNDYRDIHETMTFPKGWLHPDLEIIQKINGNDLKRLIKKKWEQDWHRLVKKTIRLAQSKISKAKGKKNKRKLIIGKIILAGGSSKAPFLKDLICQAYGAHVDQEDILRVNNIGETVALGLALECAHQSDKNPELQTNKLSSCIVNQLYVGVQRERHSAIIPLTTVCDGVKRSDGLIFDAPLHIEDHDLTCEITLPNKINPQRFYYCFSDKPFEDLATGDFTLNHLNDVATLNVKGKLKNKAKLKISFKEDGYIKPELLVKGKGHRAAEGWLQHTLAEFELPNLNIREGNTFFGLDFGNTNSYIVEVHKRLDKIEELVEYPKFGIGNDIKRELRNMDATINAMRNTGSINPKRLIEFAHYQDSSLVYNSNKIEQIDLSYGETVALKELSNKLQPIEAEAKNLLKAYYWVLENYTQLFDAPERFLREVNRIIMQGVEKEAGQYRPPMKDFKIGGASFTPPASEYVGGLMKELSSEIKSHPRRSPIEVASSLHTKFVYIHPFREGNGRTARLLLNTILLNYEYPILIIDHNNRPQYIESLDSAVNGDISKFIHLILREYNIAINDYNDFITAEDEQENETVDFKARKELLIERNDSFFIRKSLETAILLAKASLNMHEMDRSYPDIAISIKEYGLPEEDFFTLEKKNKSVWFFSVNFRNEKHSESFLFYINTASPISIDGMNLDAFALHVARLEGDVYKSLGVSPVSIREIATDLTNLYSIPGIKQINRETFRQFFIEVIESYF, from the coding sequence ATGCCACTCAAACGAATCCATCAAGACGAGACTCCAACGGTTGTTTCTAGAAATGAAGCCAGCGAATACATAATAGGTTCCCAAGCAAAAGATCTAGGTTTTGATAACGTCACAAATGTTTTCAACTTCAAAAAGGACATTGGAGCACCTGCGACAGAATTCGAAAAACGCAAATACTGGACACTCCCACCAACTAATCAAATAAAAGGGACTTCGAAAGCCAAGCTGCCGGACACTCAAAACATTAAAACTATATCAGCCAAAGAGGCTGCTGAAATATATCTTGAAAAGCTTCTATCTCACCAAGAAATCCCTGACAAAGTCATTATCGGCCAGCCTGCAATATCTGATAAACGTTGGTTGGAACGATACAGATCAAATATTCGTGCAATATTTAGAAAACTAGGTCAAAAGGCACCCGAATTCTTCTATGAACCTTTTGCCGTTTTTAACGCGTACAAACACTCCTTCCGCGCGCAAGAATCTTTCTCGATAGACGAGGATATCTTGATAATAGATATCGGGGGCAGCACTTTTAATAGCTGCATTATCAGGTCCAACAAAGATGGTGAACTTGATCGTACGAGTGCCTATTCTGTCCCACTTGGGATTGAATCAGAATTTTGTGGAGGGATGACTGTTGATGAATCGCTAATACAGTTCACAATAGGAAGAGCAAGACAAAGGGGTATAAACTGGAAAAACGATCCAACAAAAGACCTACATACCTTAGATCCCAGAGCTAAACTGATGGCTGAAAGGGTCAAAATTAAACTTTGTGAACAACTTGGCCGTGAAGCCGTTATGCGTAACGACTACAGGGACATTCATGAAACTATGACCTTCCCCAAAGGATGGCTGCACCCTGACCTTGAAATCATCCAAAAAATCAATGGGAACGATCTAAAAAGACTTATTAAGAAAAAATGGGAACAGGATTGGCACCGGCTAGTAAAAAAGACTATCAGACTTGCGCAATCAAAGATTTCAAAAGCTAAAGGAAAAAAGAATAAGCGCAAGCTCATCATTGGAAAAATCATTCTTGCAGGTGGTTCTTCTAAAGCCCCGTTCCTCAAAGATCTCATATGCCAAGCCTATGGTGCTCATGTAGATCAAGAAGACATATTACGAGTCAACAATATTGGCGAAACAGTTGCTCTTGGCCTGGCTCTTGAGTGTGCTCACCAAAGTGATAAGAATCCAGAACTCCAAACCAACAAACTTTCATCGTGCATTGTTAATCAACTTTATGTTGGAGTGCAGAGAGAAAGACACTCGGCGATAATCCCACTCACCACAGTGTGCGATGGAGTAAAGCGATCTGACGGGCTAATCTTTGATGCCCCCCTCCACATAGAGGACCACGATCTCACATGCGAAATAACACTCCCAAATAAAATTAACCCTCAGCGTTTCTATTACTGTTTCTCCGACAAGCCATTTGAAGATTTAGCAACAGGAGACTTCACGCTGAACCACCTCAATGATGTCGCGACACTGAACGTCAAAGGAAAGCTTAAAAATAAAGCCAAGCTAAAAATCTCTTTCAAAGAAGACGGTTACATCAAGCCAGAATTGCTCGTAAAAGGCAAAGGCCATAGAGCCGCCGAGGGATGGCTTCAGCACACTCTTGCCGAATTCGAACTCCCAAACCTAAACATCCGGGAAGGAAACACCTTCTTCGGCTTAGATTTTGGCAATACAAACAGTTATATTGTCGAAGTCCACAAGCGTTTAGACAAAATTGAAGAACTAGTTGAATATCCAAAATTTGGAATAGGCAACGACATTAAACGTGAATTACGCAATATGGATGCGACTATCAACGCGATGCGCAACACAGGCAGTATCAACCCAAAGCGACTCATTGAATTTGCGCACTATCAAGACAGCTCGCTAGTCTACAATTCAAATAAGATAGAACAAATAGATCTCTCATATGGAGAAACTGTTGCGCTGAAGGAACTAAGTAATAAATTACAACCAATTGAAGCTGAGGCAAAGAATCTTCTTAAGGCATATTATTGGGTTTTGGAAAACTATACCCAGCTCTTTGACGCACCTGAACGTTTTTTAAGAGAAGTAAATCGTATAATTATGCAGGGGGTTGAAAAAGAAGCAGGCCAATACAGGCCCCCAATGAAAGACTTCAAAATTGGTGGAGCTAGCTTCACGCCCCCAGCATCTGAATATGTTGGTGGCCTAATGAAAGAACTATCTTCGGAGATAAAGAGCCACCCCAGGAGATCTCCAATTGAAGTAGCGTCCTCTCTTCATACAAAATTTGTGTATATCCATCCATTCAGAGAAGGAAATGGAAGGACAGCAAGGCTGCTTCTCAATACAATACTTCTCAATTACGAATATCCAATCCTAATAATCGACCACAACAACAGGCCTCAATATATTGAATCACTTGATTCAGCAGTAAATGGAGATATATCAAAGTTCATCCATTTAATACTGAGAGAATACAATATTGCAATCAACGACTACAATGATTTCATTACAGCAGAAGATGAGCAAGAGAATGAGACTGTCGATTTTAAGGCACGAAAGGAGCTTTTGATAGAACGAAATGACTCGTTTTTTATCAGAAAAAGCCTAGAAACGGCCATCTTGCTGGCAAAAGCGTCTTTAAACATGCACGAGATGGACAGATCGTACCCAGATATTGCAATCTCCATAAAAGAATACGGCCTACCAGAGGAGGACTTCTTCACTCTAGAAAAGAAGAATAAATCTGTTTGGTTTTTTAGTGTTAATTTCCGTAACGAAAAGCATAGCGAAAGTTTCTTGTTCTATATCAACACAGCTTCCCCAATTTCCATCGACGGAATGAATCTTGACGCCTTTGCTCTACACGTTGCGAGACTTGAAGGTGATGTATACAAATCCCTAGGAGTCTCACCAGTCTCAATTCGCGAAATAGCCACCGACTTAACGAATTTGTATTCAATCCCGGGAATAAAACAAATTAACAGAGAAACGTTCAGACAGTTCTTTATAGAAGTGATAGAATCGTATTTTTAA
- the hsdR gene encoding EcoAI/FtnUII family type I restriction enzme subunit R, which translates to MNKKKLSERDICTKFITPALEKAGWDITTQIREEFPLTAGRIIVRGKLHTRAKNRRADYVLFHKPNIPVAIIEAKDNKHSIGDGMQQGLGYAEMLQVPFVFSSNGDGFLFHNKIATDGVIERELSLDEFPSPEVLWQQWAVHQGLDEQQTDLVAQDYHSDGSGKTPRYYQLLAVNKTIEAIAKGQNRILLVMATGTGKTFTAFQIIWRLWRSKTKKRILFLADRNILVDQTMTNDFKPFGSAMTKIQKRQANKSYEIYLSLYQAVTGTEEEQNIYKQFSPEFFDLIIIDECHRGSAAADSAWRNILEYFSAATQIGLTATPKETKDVSNIDYFGDPIYTYSLRQGINDGFLAPYKVVRIDLDKDLTGWRPDKGMTDKNGNVIEDRIYNQKDFDKTLVLPTRTQLVAKKISDFLRQTNRFDKTIVFCENIDHAERMRQALVNENGDLATESSKYVMRITGDNEEGKAELDNFIFPESKYPVIATTSKLMTTGVDAQTCKLIVLDQNIKSMTEFKQIIGRGTRINEDYGKFYFTIIDFKKATELFADPDFDGDPVQIYEPGPDDPTVPPEDEEPIIIDEGEDGEEVIIDFDPEGEGEDEGEGTRRYVVEGVKVKVASERVQYFDAEGNLITESLKDYTRKTLTKEFTSLDDFLRRWSSAEKKQAIIEELAEQGVFFEALAEEIGRDYGPFDLVCHVAWGAPPLTRRERADQVKKRDYFTKYGEQAQRVLEALVDKYADEGVTQIEETQILTISPFTELGTPIEIIKDFGGLDQYHKAIQELEEALYSA; encoded by the coding sequence GTGAATAAGAAAAAGCTCTCCGAACGTGATATTTGTACGAAGTTTATTACTCCCGCGCTTGAGAAAGCGGGCTGGGATATAACAACGCAGATTCGCGAGGAATTTCCTCTTACGGCTGGGCGGATAATTGTTCGAGGAAAGCTCCATACACGTGCCAAGAATCGCCGAGCTGATTATGTCTTGTTTCACAAACCGAATATCCCGGTCGCCATAATTGAGGCCAAGGATAATAAGCATTCTATTGGCGATGGCATGCAGCAGGGTTTGGGCTATGCTGAGATGCTCCAGGTTCCATTCGTCTTTAGCTCCAATGGTGATGGTTTTCTCTTCCATAATAAAATTGCCACAGATGGTGTTATTGAGCGAGAACTCAGTCTTGACGAATTCCCTTCACCTGAAGTCCTCTGGCAACAGTGGGCAGTGCATCAGGGATTGGATGAACAACAGACCGATCTTGTTGCTCAGGATTACCATAGTGACGGGAGTGGAAAAACTCCGCGCTACTATCAGCTTCTCGCGGTGAATAAAACTATCGAGGCTATTGCCAAAGGTCAGAATCGCATCCTGTTGGTGATGGCAACCGGCACAGGTAAAACCTTCACCGCCTTTCAGATCATCTGGCGTTTGTGGAGATCCAAGACGAAGAAACGTATCCTTTTCCTTGCTGATAGGAATATCCTGGTCGATCAAACGATGACGAACGACTTTAAGCCATTTGGATCGGCAATGACCAAGATCCAAAAGCGGCAGGCGAATAAGTCCTATGAAATCTACCTCTCTCTTTATCAGGCTGTGACTGGCACTGAGGAAGAGCAGAATATCTACAAACAATTCAGCCCTGAGTTCTTTGACCTGATAATTATTGATGAGTGCCATCGAGGTAGTGCTGCTGCTGATTCAGCTTGGCGTAATATTTTGGAATACTTCTCTGCCGCTACGCAGATCGGATTGACTGCAACTCCCAAGGAGACCAAGGACGTTTCGAATATCGATTACTTCGGCGATCCTATTTATACTTATTCTCTTCGCCAAGGAATTAACGATGGCTTCCTCGCTCCATACAAAGTCGTGCGTATCGATCTGGACAAAGACCTGACAGGCTGGCGTCCCGATAAAGGGATGACGGATAAGAACGGGAACGTCATTGAGGATCGAATCTATAACCAGAAAGACTTCGACAAAACTCTGGTCCTCCCCACAAGAACTCAGCTCGTTGCGAAAAAGATTAGTGACTTTCTCCGCCAGACCAATCGTTTTGATAAGACCATCGTATTTTGTGAGAACATAGATCACGCTGAACGAATGCGTCAGGCTTTGGTGAATGAAAATGGTGATCTTGCTACGGAGAGTTCCAAGTACGTCATGCGGATTACGGGCGATAATGAGGAAGGCAAAGCAGAGCTTGATAACTTCATTTTCCCTGAATCGAAATATCCGGTCATAGCCACTACCTCAAAGTTGATGACTACTGGCGTTGATGCTCAGACTTGCAAGCTCATTGTCTTGGATCAGAATATCAAGTCCATGACAGAGTTCAAACAGATCATTGGGCGCGGTACTCGAATTAATGAGGACTATGGCAAGTTCTACTTCACCATTATTGATTTCAAGAAAGCAACAGAACTCTTTGCTGATCCTGACTTTGACGGTGATCCTGTCCAGATATACGAACCTGGCCCTGATGATCCAACAGTCCCCCCCGAAGATGAAGAACCTATAATCATTGATGAGGGAGAAGATGGCGAAGAAGTGATCATCGACTTTGATCCTGAGGGAGAAGGTGAAGACGAGGGAGAAGGTACTCGGCGTTATGTTGTCGAAGGCGTTAAGGTCAAAGTTGCTTCCGAGCGGGTTCAATACTTTGATGCCGAAGGCAACCTGATTACTGAGTCTTTGAAAGACTACACCCGTAAAACTCTGACAAAAGAGTTCACTTCGTTGGATGACTTCCTGCGCCGCTGGTCTAGTGCTGAGAAGAAACAAGCGATTATTGAAGAGCTTGCTGAACAAGGTGTGTTCTTCGAGGCTCTGGCTGAAGAGATCGGACGAGATTATGGTCCCTTCGATTTGGTGTGCCATGTTGCATGGGGTGCTCCTCCGCTGACACGCAGAGAACGTGCGGATCAAGTCAAGAAACGCGATTACTTTACGAAGTATGGAGAACAGGCCCAACGAGTGCTGGAAGCGTTGGTGGATAAATACGCAGATGAAGGTGTCACTCAAATCGAAGAGACACAGATTCTTACCATATCGCCTTTCACGGAACTCGGGACACCTATTGAGATTATTAAAGACTTTGGTGGCCTGGATCAGTACCACAAAGCAATACAGGAACTTGAAGAAGCCCTTTATTCGGCATAG